In Alphaproteobacteria bacterium, the genomic window GGCGCCTGGATCGAGGGCCGCACCAGTTTCCTCAAGACCACGCGCAATTACGTTTTCGCCGACTGCGTGCTGACAGCGGACGGCGAGCCGGTGCTGCGCGGCAACGGTATGCTCAAGATCCTGCACACCACCGAGGTGCCGTACGAGCTGCCGGATTTGCTGGAGGACTAGCGCTTGCTTGGCACCACCCGCCACCGGTGCTAGAAGCCCCCACATGAGCGACACCGCCCACATCCGCAACTTCGCCATCATCGCCCACATCGACCACGGCAAGTCGACTCTGGCGGACCGGTTGATTCAGCTCTGCGGCGGGCTGGAGGCGCGCGAGATGCGCGAGCAGGTGCTCGATTCCATGGATATCGAGCGCGAGCGCGGCATCACCATCAAGGCCCAGACGGTCAGACTCGACTACCGTGCCGCCGACGGTACGCCCTACCAGCTCAATCTCATGGACACACCCGGCCACGTCGATTTTACCTACGAGGTGAGCCGCAGCCTGGCGGCCTGCGAGGGATCGTTGCTGCTGGTCGACGCCAGCCAAGGGGTCGAGGCCCAGACCCTGGCCAACGTCTACCAGGCCATCGAGGTCGACCACGAAGTGGTCATCGTGCTCAACAAGATCGACCTGCCGGCGGCCGAGCCCGATCGCGTGCGCCAGCAGATCGAGGACGTCATCGGCCTCGATGCCAGCCAGGCCATCGAGGTCTCGGCCAAGACGGGCCAGGGCATGGAGGACGTGCTCGAGGCCCTGGTCGAGCGCCTGCCGCCGCCTGATGGCGAGACCGAGGCGCCGCTGCAGGCCATGCTGGTGGACAGTTGGTACGACCCCTACCTCGGCGTGATGATCCTGGTGCGGGTGCGCGAGGGCGTGCTGCGCAAGGGCCAGAAGGTGCGCATGATGGCGGCCGGGACGAGCCACCAGATCGAGCAGCTCGGAGTCTTCACGCCCAAACTCGAGCCGCGTGCCGAATTGGGCCCGGGCGAGATCGGCTATTTCACGGCCAGCATAAAAGAAGTCGCCGAGACCCAGGTCGGCGACACCATCACCGACGAGCGCAAACCGGCGGCCCAGCCGCTGCCCGGTTTCAAGCCCAGCGTGCCGGTGGTCTTTTGCGGCCTCTTCCCCATCGATGCCGGCGATTTCGGGCGCCTGCGCGAGAGCCTGGCCAAGTTGCGCCTCAACGACGCCAGCTTCCAATACGAGCCCGAGACCTCGGCAGCGCTGGGTTTCGGCTTCCGTTGCGGATTCCTTGGTCTGCTGCACCTCGAGATCGTGCAGGAGCGCCTGATCCGCGAGTACGACCTCGACCTCATCACCACGGCACCCAGCGTCATCTACCGGGTGGCCAAGAACGACGGCCAGGAACTCGAGCTCCACAACCCCGTCGACATGCCCGATCCCGTGCACATTGCCGACATCCAGGAGCCCTGGATCCGGGCCACCGTGATGGTGCCCGACGAGCACCTGGGCGCCGTGCTCAAGCTCTGTGAGGAGCGCCGCGGCATCCAGCAGGATCTGACGTACAGCGGCAACCGCGCCGTGGTCATCTACCAGTTGCCTTTGAACGAGGTGGTGTTCGACTTCTACGACCGCCTGAAGTCGGTCTCGCGGGGCTACGCCAGCTTCGATTATCAGCTCGAGAGTTATCGCTCCAGCCGGCTCGTGAACATGTCGATCCTGGTCAACGGCGAGCCCGTCGATGCCCTGGCCACCATCGTCCACGAATCCAATTCCGTCGCCCGGGGCCGCGTCATGTGCGAAAAGCTGAAGGAGCTGATCCCGCGCCAGCTCTTCCAGATCCCGATACAAGCCGCCATCGGCGGCCACATCATTGCGCGTGAGACCATCCGGGCCTTGCGCAAGGACGTTACCGCCAAGTGCTATGGCGGCGACGTCACACGCAAACGCAAGTTGCTGGAGAAGCAGAAGGCCGGCAAGAAACGCATGCGCAGCTTCGGCAAGGTCGATATTCCCCAGGAAGCCTTCATCGCGGCGCTCAAGACCGACGCTTCATGAGGCTTATTCCATCTTGCGGAAGCGATAGGGGCGGGGCTCAGCGTCGCGGATGCTTTGTTCCAGCGCCGCCAGCGAGATCTGCCCCGTCTCGTCGGACGGCACGGCCTCGACCCGGACGCCGCTGCGCCGCGCCACCTGCAAATAGGCGATGTAGTTCGAGGCGTATTCGGCGGCCGAAGTAAGAATGCGGTCGCCCGGGCCGAGATCGAGGGCATAAAACGCCATGTCCCAGGCTCGCGTCGCGTTCTCGACCACGGCGATTTCCCCGGCGCTGCAATTGAGCAAGCGTGCCAGGGAATCGTAGACCCGGTTGAGCGGCCTCTCAGCCCGGGCCGCCGCCTCGTAGCCGCCGAGCTGCAGCTCCAGATCGAGGTGGCGCACCAGCGCCGTATGCACCGTCTCGGGCATCAGTGCCGCACCGGCGTTGTTGAAGTGCAGCACGTTTTGGCAGCCGGGCGTCTCGCGCCGCGCCCGGACGACGTCGAAGCCGGGCCCGGAGAGGTCGCCGTAGAGGCGTTCGGGATGGGCTACGAATTCTGGGCTCACAGCACCGCTTCCAGGGCCCCGAACAGGCGGTCTACGTCGGTCGCGTTGTTGTAGAGGTGCGGGGTGACACGTAATGAATCACCGCGCACGCTGACGTAGACCTGCTCGGCCGCCAGGCGCTCCATCAGCCCCGCCGGCACGCCCTCGGCAAAACGCAGCCCGATGAAGTGGCTGCCGCGGCGCTCCGGCGGCGCGACGCTGAGGCCCAGCGCCGTGGCACGCTGGCCGATGTCGGCCGTCATGGCGCCCAGGGTTTCGGCGATCTCGTCGACGCCCCAGTCGAGGATCTGCCTGAGCGCCGCATTGGCCACCGGCATCAGGGCAAAGTTCGAAGTCTCGCCCACGTCGTAGCGCCGGGCGCCGGGCTGCAATTCGTCGCGGTAGTTGACCAGGCCGGTGAAGTCCTCGGAGTTTTTCCGGGCGATCCAGTTGAACTCGAGCGGCCGGCCGCTCTGGCGCTCCGGGGCCACGTAGACGAACCCCAGGCTGTAGGGTCCGAGCAGCCATTTGTAGCAGGCGGCGATGAGGAAATCGGGCTGCACGCGGCCCACGTCGAAGGGGAAGGCGCCCAGCGACTGGGTGGCGTCGATGGCCAGTGCCGCCCCCACCTCGCGGCAGCGCGCACCGATGGCTTCCAGGTCGACCAGGCCGCCGTCGGTCCAATGGCAGTGCGGCAATGCCGCCACCGCCGTGCGCTCGTCGAGCTCGGCCAGCAGCGCCGCCGTCCAGTCGCCGTCGGCCGGCCGGGCCACCGTCACCACCTGGCCGCCCGTGCGCCCGGCCAGCTCGCGCCAGGCGTAAATGTTCGAGGGGAACTGCTCGGCCAGCACGATAATGCGCTGACCTTCGTCGCATTCGCAGTTGGCCGCCGCCAGGGCCATGCCGTAGCTCACCGAGGGGATTATCGCCACGTCGCCGCCATTGGCCCCGATGAGGCGGCCGAAAGCCTCGCGCGCGGCGGCCGACTGGCTAAAGAAATCATCGTGGGTAATGGTCCAGGGCCGGGCCTTCAGAGCGAGCCCCGTCCGGCCCGCCGCCACCGCCGCATCCAAGAGCGGCGACATGTAGGCGCAGTTGAGATAAGCGATCTCGTCGGGCAGGTCGAAAAGCTCTCGCTGGCAGGGGATCATGGGGTTTTCTCGCTTTATTGGCCGGCCACCAAGCCATGCGCCATGCGGCGAGTCAACCACTTGCAAAGCGGCGGGATATGCGTTGACAATCGACCCTCAGTCCCCAAGAGTCCGCGCCGCACTTGGTGCCGAGGGTGAACCAACATGAAACCGACCGTCCGTCC contains:
- the lepA gene encoding translation elongation factor 4, yielding MSDTAHIRNFAIIAHIDHGKSTLADRLIQLCGGLEAREMREQVLDSMDIERERGITIKAQTVRLDYRAADGTPYQLNLMDTPGHVDFTYEVSRSLAACEGSLLLVDASQGVEAQTLANVYQAIEVDHEVVIVLNKIDLPAAEPDRVRQQIEDVIGLDASQAIEVSAKTGQGMEDVLEALVERLPPPDGETEAPLQAMLVDSWYDPYLGVMILVRVREGVLRKGQKVRMMAAGTSHQIEQLGVFTPKLEPRAELGPGEIGYFTASIKEVAETQVGDTITDERKPAAQPLPGFKPSVPVVFCGLFPIDAGDFGRLRESLAKLRLNDASFQYEPETSAALGFGFRCGFLGLLHLEIVQERLIREYDLDLITTAPSVIYRVAKNDGQELELHNPVDMPDPVHIADIQEPWIRATVMVPDEHLGAVLKLCEERRGIQQDLTYSGNRAVVIYQLPLNEVVFDFYDRLKSVSRGYASFDYQLESYRSSRLVNMSILVNGEPVDALATIVHESNSVARGRVMCEKLKELIPRQLFQIPIQAAIGGHIIARETIRALRKDVTAKCYGGDVTRKRKLLEKQKAGKKRMRSFGKVDIPQEAFIAALKTDAS
- a CDS encoding aminotransferase class V-fold PLP-dependent enzyme, translated to MSPEFVAHPERLYGDLSGPGFDVVRARRETPGCQNVLHFNNAGAALMPETVHTALVRHLDLELQLGGYEAAARAERPLNRVYDSLARLLNCSAGEIAVVENATRAWDMAFYALDLGPGDRILTSAAEYASNYIAYLQVARRSGVRVEAVPSDETGQISLAALEQSIRDAEPRPYRFRKME
- a CDS encoding aminotransferase class V-fold PLP-dependent enzyme → MIPCQRELFDLPDEIAYLNCAYMSPLLDAAVAAGRTGLALKARPWTITHDDFFSQSAAAREAFGRLIGANGGDVAIIPSVSYGMALAAANCECDEGQRIIVLAEQFPSNIYAWRELAGRTGGQVVTVARPADGDWTAALLAELDERTAVAALPHCHWTDGGLVDLEAIGARCREVGAALAIDATQSLGAFPFDVGRVQPDFLIAACYKWLLGPYSLGFVYVAPERQSGRPLEFNWIARKNSEDFTGLVNYRDELQPGARRYDVGETSNFALMPVANAALRQILDWGVDEIAETLGAMTADIGQRATALGLSVAPPERRGSHFIGLRFAEGVPAGLMERLAAEQVYVSVRGDSLRVTPHLYNNATDVDRLFGALEAVL